CAAAGGGGAGGGCCGGTTGTCAAACTGACATGCCCAACTAGTGGCAGCTTGCCCTCGCCTTGACGACAGGTCGAGCTTGCCAATTTACTAGCGAGGGCTTGTCTCATCCGATCTAAATAAGGtcgacctcacctagccattgGCGAGGAGAGCCATTGCCAGATTTGATGGGGGCTTACGTCACTAATGGGTGGGCGAGCTTACTCTCACCTAGCAACAGCAAGGCGAGCTCACTACTAGCATTGACCCTCCCCTCTGGCCAATCATTGAAGtaagaggaaggagggaggaggaaaagagagagagagagagaaaataaaagaaaagaaataaaatattatttaaaaattgtccaccgGTGCCAAGTAGCCAAATTTGGCTTgattgactaaattaacacaattgtaaaagattaaggattgaaatgacaaaataaaaatttatgatcaaattggaaaaattgtaataaatttatgacatttttagtaattttttgcaatcttgagaaattattaggtggatcatgtaaaattttatgagaTCACTGTTAAgtcaataaatttagaacattTGGATTcgtgattaattaattaaaaattccaatgcACATGATATAATGCATCTAATTGCGCGCTTCATTCTTAAATTTAGTAGGACCTACATGATTTCTACGACGGGTGCACGTCCGTCCGATGCACCTAAAATCTTCTCCTTAGTGATGGTGCTTAGTGTAGTTAATGCCCTTgaaactttttctcttttttggttatATCAAGGCATCTTGGATTTTAAAAAGTTAATGGATAATCATGGGAagagtttaatttttttttctttgagtaTTAGCTCATATAAGCATCATGGAGTTTAAAAGTCAAATAGATATCACTAATTTTTCCATATAGCTCATGAAATCtaaggtgcatttgtttcacggaatacatttttggggaaaacattttcctcattttccggCGTTTGGGtcgcttaggaaaatgagtaaatggaaaaaggttttctaatcaacggaaaatgttttcctagcaaagcttaaattcaggaaaatgatttttcttttgaaaggaccggaAAACGTTTTCGAATCTaccaaagcttagatttgatgcttggttttacaaacaattattcttataaaaatatattttaaaaaattgaatttgaattatttatttaaaaaaattaaaatttggaaaacatttttaaaataaaaataaaaaaattcaatttgcttctttttctttttcttttcttcaattttaattttgcttcttcttcacccGTCACTGGCCACAAGGATGGCTAGTGAGGtttgcttcttcatttttttttcctgtgatgaagtgtgattattttttaacgGGATACAAATggcataaaatattttcaattatacatcgcCAAACGAAGGAAAATAAACCGTActcctagaaaatgttttcccagaaagcattttcctttatcattaagttttccgtgaaacaaacgcacTCTAAAAGTTCACTTGTATTGATTTAGCAAATTCTAGGGATAAGCACCGGTCCAGCTCAATCCGTAAGTTAGATGAAACGACCAACAGGTTCAAGACTGACTTTAGAGAGAATAGATTTGCTTCCTGGTTCCACAGACCTAGAACGGTCCAAGGTCGGTTCGCTTCTCGATTACAAGGCTAGAATAGTTAGTTTTACTTGAAAACCATTTTTGATCCATACTTGAATTGAACCAAATCTAAATCCATTTAGAAGTTTCTTTTAgagaagtttttttcttttctttttgcacaaATCAAGAACTAAATTGTGCTTTAAATGTGAACAAATAACATAATCACTTAATCAACCAATATTTTTGTAATGAAGTGGCGTGATTTTATACCATACAAATTTGgcttttttacaaaataaatgcGTCAATTTCCTAGTAACATGTAACAAGGCCAAATTCAACTGGTTTAAAACCAAAAGTTCCAAAACTAGTTGATTTGATTCCCAACTCTAGGTATCACATGATTGATATCGACTCTAAGCTAATAATTGACCCATCCTAAAATATATCACCGCATCAATTTTGtgtgcataatttttttttttttttgctatataAGGACCTCTCTAAGAGTTCAACATGCCACGGAATTTCTGATCAAATAAATATCGAGATCCGATTGCGCTTTGTCTAAGTATTAAtgcatcaaaaaaaaaaaaaaaactctccttTTCTTGTCCTCCTATAAGTCAACAAGTCAAACATCCATGCAGGAGTTCCATTCCAAGTCCCAACCAAAACATCCACGTCATCGTGGGGAGGACCCCACCTCCCCGACAGGTCAGCATGTCGCCATACAATTTTCTCATCACGAACATCACTCGGTCGTGAACTCGTTATTTCATAGTCCAAATTCAGTTTACAGATATCAACGTCATCGTGGCCGTCGATCGTGTGCACTCCACGGCGACATCTGTACAATCAACGGCTACGATCACGATACCACGTAAAACTGAGTCCACGTAGCACCACTCCCGTTGCAAGAACTCCAGAACCACCACCCCCACGTGTTCCACGGGGCCCCACCACCTCCACCCTCACCCATTCACGCCGCGACACGTGGCAGGAAGTTTCCGCACGATCAAATAAGACCTCCTCTCCATGCAGTAACCAGAAAAGTTCTCCTGCTCCTTCCGAACTCCTCGTCTTCCTCATCCTCTCGattccaatctctctctctctctatctcttccaTCAACATCACTCTACGCAAAACCCTAGATCCCTTCGCTTGCACAGAGAAGTTTGCATACGtcgcttgcttgcttgcttgcttgcagAAGTCGTGCGTGATCTCGGGGGTGAAGATGGTTCGCGCCAGCAACTTCGTCGTCGGGCTCCTGAACGCCCTCGTCGTCCTCGTCTCCCTCGCCGCCGTCGGCGCCTCCGTGTACTTCCGCGTCCACGGCAGCCCCACCTCGTGCCAGAAGTCCCTCCAGGACCCGCTCCtcgtcgccggcctcgccctGCTCGCCGTCTCCCTCATGGCCGTCGTCGGCGCCTGCTTCGGCGTCAACTGGCTCCTCCGGCTCTACCTGGCGCTCATGCTCGTGCTCATCGTCGCCCTCGTCGCGCTCGCCGCGTTCCTGTTCCTGGTGACGAACAAGGGCGCGGGCCAGGCGGTGTCCGGGCGGGGCTACCGGGAGTACCGGCTGGGGGACTACTCGCACTGGCTGCAGAACCACGTGGCGAGCGGGAAGCGGTGGGACGAGATCAGGGTTGCTTGGCGGAGGGAGACGTCTGCCGGAGCCTCGCGGCTGGCGGCGCCGGCAAGGAGGCGGCGCAGTTCTTCAAGATGAACTGGTCCCCGATCCAGGTGACGTAGATGGAGTTCTTGTCGCGCACGTTGTTCATGTTTACTTCTATTTTTCGGTCTGCATCGAAAATATTAAGGTGGTTTCCGTATATTACGGATCTAAAAAAATACGAAAGTTCTTTCCTTTAATCAAACCTTTTGAGTAATTTTTATAGTAGCGGTTATCGGagttctttaaaaaataagatgTATTCCAGTTTTCTAATTTCCTCAAATTTACTACTTCTCTAGTTATAACTTCATTGTATAAATTTTCGTTTACTACTCTTGAAAATTAATCAGAAAGATCTTTATGTTCATGACATATGATAAagctcatttattttattttcttttctttttttttgcataatttctTCAGTTGGGTTGCTGCAAACCGCCGAGCGACTGCGGGTTCGAGTTCAAGAACGCGACCTACTGGACGCTTAGCCCTGGGTCGGGCACGGCGGTGGACGGCGACTGCGCCAAGTGGAGCAACGACCCGAAGATCTTGTGCTACAACTGCAACTCGTGCAAGGCCGGGTTCTTGGCCAGCATCAAGCGGCAATGGAGGGCGCTGCTCGTGTTCAATGTCTGCATCGTCGTGGTCGTCCTCTTCGTCTACAGCGTCGGGTGTTGCGCCGCCAGGAACAACCGGTCGGACGGCTATAAGTTCGGTCGTCGTGGATGTTGCGCGTGAGAGGTTAGACGATTCAGACGGGGCGTACTTTCATCTCGTGTAATGCTTAAAATAGAAGAAACTTCTTAGATATCAGACTTGATACTTAGCATATTTGTAGGGTTGCTTTAGGTGCATTTTGATTTATTTCGATTCTCTGGTTGTTGCATGGGGCATGTATCATTCGGTTAGTGATTTCCTAATTCAATGACACCATATCGAAtgtttaatctctctctctctctctctctctctctctctctctctctctcttttggtaCGGCATTATTTACTAATACCGCAATTTGATTTGTTACTCAAACGGAATAACTAATATTGATTTGTTACCGTCATCGAACGGATTATTGATGTTGTTTGGtgaaataatttgaatatttccaatcaattttcaatatattgtcATATTTAACTTGACTAATGAAATAGATTGATCTTCTTAGAATTGTAGTAATTGAGTATTCAGGTTAATAACATTTGTAGATCAATGAGTATATCTAATGCATAGTGGTCAATTATAATATCTTGTCTTGACTTAAGGAATTGTGACATTTGGTGTGTCTATATATCTTTTGATATAGGGGCCCTAGCCATGACTTGGTGAATTGGGACATAATGAGGTCCTTACACGACTTTTAGTATCTCGTGCTAAGTAACTGGCTTGCCTGTAGCATCCATGTTGAAATTGTTCCGTTCATCTGTTTGTCATATGTCTACTTGTGCATAATCGCAAATAGTTACATAAATCAACCTTCTCcttcaaatcttgaaatttcatttatCGGGCCAATGTTGCACACCCTTTTAACATTTTCAGATTAGCAGGCTGGCATCGAGATCTACCTTTTTCAGGAGTTAATTACATGCGTTGGCCACTTACTTGATTTTCAGCTCTATGATTGCTAAGTTTAATAGTTTATCtatacaataataaaaaaaaaaaaattattattggaCCAAACTATTGGGCCTCTAAGCACGCATTTTTTCAACAATGGGCCCAGAGAAGCTCCGGCCTTGAATTCTTCATCACGTTTAAGATCCGAACACAATGTTCTGGAgcaattaaattgaaattaaattgcCTCTCTTAATAATAAACGAgatgaaaattgtaaaaattcaCGATACGTATATATGTTATCGTCATTTTCCCTCGAAAACATCAAAAAAAGTTCGGAGTTACTATAGTAAGATTGTAAGATAAGGTTTCTAtagtaaaatcatgattttacatcATTCGTACTctatataaataagaaaatcttaCATATGGTAACAAGGCTGTTTAAATTACAAGATTTCATAGAGACAACATACATGATAGGTcagttttctttgtttttcgtGCTACCCAATGAGAAATAACGAGTACATTATGCTTACACATGTTGGATATACAAACGATTGTTAACATGTTCCATCATTTGTTCACTAAAGAAAATACATTAATAAATAAGTTCAAAACCCAAGTATTTTTACCCGAGTATAACAAGTTAGGTACTTTCACGAGTATAATTCAGCTCACTATAGacatttttccataaattcaaCAAACATGAGGGAGACGGAAGTTCTATTGCAACGTGCAGACGTGTACTTTAAGTAAAAATACGAGGATCTTATTAACAGTTACTTGTCtcattattaaattaaaataatagaCAGATGAATCGTTGCCTTAGAATAATGTGAGCCTGGCACAATTCTCCTATATCTTGCATGTGCTCCTTTTCCTCCTAGCTAGGTTTCTTTATTTCGACCCACTTGACTCGTCAACCTCAAATTCCTTCTTTCACACTACATTCAATTGATTCCATCGAACTTTTATATAACCTTTCCTATCCTAAGCGAGTAACGCAACTAGCCTTTTGAAAAGTTTATGCATATTTAGtgaatttgacatgaaaaaaaCAATGCACGGGACAAGCCTAGTACCTAACTCAAATTCGACAGAATGAAGCGGGGTCTCGGATTTTTCTATTCGTGAAATGAAGATCGAAATTCAGACGAAGATACCATCTCGACAGCCACCTTTGTGCGCTTCTACTTTTAGGTTTTAGGAACTCAGGATAACGAGAGGTAGAGACAGCTTAGAGGGTGATGGTGAAAAGTACTTCTAGAGAATCCGACAAGAAAGGCTCGAAAAAGCTCTGAGGTTGATCTGCAGTCCAACAAGATGCGCGGGCCCTTATTCGGATTTGATTAAGGAAAAATTCAGACAATCAGGGAATATAGCTCATGTTTGATACGTTGCAAAGGTCTAACAAAGACAACACCCGCTAGATGACAAccctaaaagaaaaaattcatcttcaagaatatatattatttattttgaatccgCGGTGAGGATTCGTCTATTGCTATATCGGTTGGAATAGCTCTAGAGTAATATCATTTTTGTGGGTTTTTCCATGAGAGTTTATTTATTTCGAGGACAAATTCATTATATGAATCATTTATAGTTTTGTCAAGAGTATTGATTTGATCAGGTGTAtcttttatgactaaatttttttgaagttgGAGTATCGAAGGGTTAACATCTCTCATATTTTTATACTCCATCAAGAATAGAAGGTTGCAACGCTCTTGGGATATTGACCCCATTATCTTCTCCTCTAGGGATCAGACTTAGAGTTTTTGGCCAGTTTGGTTGCCTTTGGCTGCTAGTTGTGCTTGCCGCCTGGGCCTTTCTCTGCTGTTCTTGTTGTAGCCATTTGGCTTTTCTCGCGGCTTCCTTCCACTCATTTAGAGTTTGTTCTtcatgagtgcaagtttttgaagCCGTCTCATTTGTACAGTTTGGCTTCCCCATTATATtgcttacttttaccaaaaaaaaaacatctctCATATTTGCTTCTATGTTATCTCTGTAACCTATTACTTTCTATGTGAGATTTCATTTAAATTTCAGCACATACCCCACTTACGTGCGGATTACTGTCTTTGCCGACGATATATACTTATCAACTGTAATACTTCATGATTCATTTGGGTAGGCCTGCCTTTTGTAGGAATGTCTCTTTCGGAGAATTCTGGTTCATAGGGTAATTCAGCTAtacgtttctttcttttccagaaTACATTGGGTAAAGTAAAACAAAGGTTATTTAATACGCGTGGATGTGctgattttattttgttttggactATCGGTTTGTTTAAATTTCCCACTCTAGTGGGGACTACCGTAACATAGAAGGGACAATTTCCCACTCtagtcaaattaaattaatgtgagggagagaaagatgGTGGGGGTGAAGTCAAGAAGCAAACGTGCCTGTTTTGGTCGTATTTAGGCTTTTGAGGTGTGAGTTTTTGTCTGCTGGCTGTTGGATGTATTGCACCAGGGACATTAAGTCTGATTTACAGAGAGGGTTTAGTGCTTAAATTAATTCCCTGAGTGGTTTGCTGAGCCGACCTTATAATCCCTTTGGATCTTTCTGCAGTAGACTTGTGTCCATTGCAAGCTGATCTATAAACCTTGGCAAATTCTTCTTCCCAGATTCCTTATTTGGCCTTTAACTGTAACGTACTGTAACGTGGTGTACTGCTTTGGACTCGTGTTCATCAGAGGCGGATACATTAAGAATGCTTCCGGCATGTGCATCCTAAATCATCATGTGGCGTAGAATTCCATATGCGATCTGCAAGATGTGTGACTAAGCAGTCGAGGACCGCCTGTCTTTAGTACTCCGGGAGTACATAAAAATGGGCCACTCAAGACTAGGGTTGAAAATTGAAACAGTTCCTCTTGGAAATTTGGTTTCATGAGATATATTTGACCTATTGTCAGACGGTACCAggccaagaagaagagattCTTACATAGACTTCAGCAGACTTTAATGCTCACTAAAATGTGTGTCGTACATGTTTTTTCTGTACTATCCATGATCTGTCGGGTCTACCACGTCAACCGTGGATGAAGACCGTGTTAAGAACTTCGTAGAGAAGTCACTTTTGCCTACTGTGCAGATGGTTGAACTTGCTTAAAGTTTGAAGTGGAACTAAGAACCTAAGTCAAATTTATAGGAGTGAAACTCTGAACAGCACGCACAAGTGAAATGAACTTTTGTAGCTGAAAACATGTCTCTTGGCAATAGAACCTTGAGATCACCTCAAGGACGAGGCCCAGAATGAATGACCCTCACATTTCAGCTGGAACGTGTTAATAAAACTAGATTTCGTCCATTGAGGAGAAGTCTTCTTAACAAAAAAGTCTTATGCATTAAGTCGCACTAAAGACATGTCGTAACTAACCAATCACTTTGCTAGCATGACATATATTACATCCAAttttaagtttgaatttttgaactCTCGATTTCTCAATGGCCATCTTATTGATGCGTCATTGCCACATGACATTATTGCTGCACAAAACACCCCCTCTTTCTACAAAACAAGAATGGCAATGTCTATAGAGCATTTTGGACAAAGCACACTTATCCAGCAAATTTGCCTGTCTTTCATTTTGTCTTTAACCTACTCCGCCAGGTAAGCCTTCCCCATTCATAAAAGTACAAAAGGATACATTATGAGCATGGTGCTAATCAGTGACTAAATGCACCATGGATTGTGGTCCTCCAGATTACAGACAATCCATGATGAACAGGACTTATCAATGAAACACCAGCATTTTTCTCCACAGTTGTTACCACTACCAACCTACCACTCCCTTGGAAATCTGAATATAATCTTGACACCTTCATAGGAATCTCTTGCTCTGTCCCTGAGCTAAAGCTGCAATTTTTTGTGACGTTATTATTCTTGTTTTTACATGGAAACAAACCCCAATCAGACAAATAAACTTCTCCCATAATTATTCCTGTCATCATTCTCGTTGGTCTTGTTCTCACTACCACTACAGTACAAGCGTATTCCTCTcccattctcttcctctttttgctATGGACCAACCCTCGTCATGCGTGACGTTCCCAGAAATCCCATCCAAAAGCTCATCCGGTGGCACTTCAACGTCTGTCGAAAGAGCGAGGGATTCTGGCCAAGGAGGAGAGAACACCATAGCCATGAGGAAGAACATCAAGAGAAGAGCGAAGGGCGATGATGCAATGAGAAGGTTTCTCGGGGTGAGACAAAGGCCTTCGGGAAGATGGGTCGCCGAGATCAAGGACTCCACGCTGAAGCTGAGGCTGTGGCTGGGCACTTTCAATAGTGCCGAGGAAGCCGCCTTGGCTTACGACAGCGCGGCCTGGCTTCTCCGAGGGAGGAACGCGAAGACGAACTTCCCGTGCCACCAGCTGATCGGTAATCACCCCGAGGTGAACTGCAGCTTCGTAGGGCAGCATCCGAAAGTCGACCAGATTCTCCAGCATGCAAATATGAAGCAGCAACAAGCAAGATCGTCGTCGTCATCAGTTCTCAACTCTTTTCTCAATCATCCATGGCCGGATCGGAACAGGAGGAGTGCAGGTGGTTCGAAGGATGTCAATACCCTCGTCCAAGAAACGATAGTTTGCTCCCCGGCCTCACCAAAAGAAGGTTCGGACCGTTGTGGCATACAAGAAAACGAGCCCCGTGGGCTCTCCTTATTTGGTAGTTCTAAGGTTTATTCCTCAGTGTTTGTGGCTCCTTCTTTTAGTTCTTCGACGCATCAAGACGAAAGAGGACAATACGATTTTCAAGAGGCTTAGTAAACCGATAATCTAAGCTCATGGTGAACACTGTTTCGCAATTGTCGTAAGTATATTAAGCTTCGCCTGCTGGTCTGGCGTTTTCATCAGTTGTTTGGTAACTCCAATAATGTCTCCAACGATGTGTATGCTCTCTCTGATTGTAGCGATCGTATGATATGAAGTTGCTGTTAGCTTCTACGCCTCTTGTTCAAAAgaaatgcagaagaagaagaaaaatatgtttaCCTGCTATGTGTATTCTCTCGGCTTTGATCATGATCAGGACGTGAAAAGCTTATCTCGATTCAAACTCGACCTGAGCTGAGATCCAAATACGGGGTGTAATTTTGAAGTCTCAAATCGGGGGATACTCGATTTAGATTTGGAGGACTTAGCTTCCATGTTTTGTCATGGTTTTTCCAGGCGATAAGGAACGTTTCACTGGTTAATCCTGAGCATCTAGATGACACAGAAGACAAAGGACAGGCGGATGCTCGGTAAAATAGCTTTGCCATGAATACTATTCTC
The nucleotide sequence above comes from Eucalyptus grandis isolate ANBG69807.140 chromosome 2, ASM1654582v1, whole genome shotgun sequence. Encoded proteins:
- the LOC104434382 gene encoding tetraspanin-11, coding for MVRASNFVVGLLNALVVLVSLAAVGASVYFRVHGSPTSCQKSLQDPLLVAGLALLAVSLMAVVGACFGVNWLLRLYLALMLVLIVALVALAAFLFLVTNKGAGQAVSGRGYREYRLGDYSHWLQNHVASGKRWDEIRVAWRRETSAGASRLAAPLGCCKPPSDCGFEFKNATYWTLSPGSGTAVDGDCAKWSNDPKILCYNCNSCKAGFLASIKRQWRALLVFNVCIVVVVLFVYSVGCCAARNNRSDGYKFGRRGCCA
- the LOC104421217 gene encoding ethylene-responsive transcription factor CRF4 → MDQPSSCVTFPEIPSKSSSGGTSTSVERARDSGQGGENTIAMRKNIKRRAKGDDAMRRFLGVRQRPSGRWVAEIKDSTLKLRLWLGTFNSAEEAALAYDSAAWLLRGRNAKTNFPCHQLIGNHPEVNCSFVGQHPKVDQILQHANMKQQQARSSSSSVLNSFLNHPWPDRNRRSAGGSKDVNTLVQETIVCSPASPKEGSDRCGIQENEPRGLSLFGSSKVYSSVFVAPSFSSSTHQDERGQYDFQEA